A region of the Actinomycetota bacterium genome:
GGCCGCGCCTCCCACGCGATAGATCAGGGTGCCCCCGACCCGGATCAACAGCTCACCCGCGGGAAGGTCGGAGGTCGCGTCGAGGTCGGTCACGGCGGCCGAGAATCCGCGATCCATGTTGATGCCGTGGTCGGCGTCGCCGATCGCCGCGTCGAGCTGGGTCAGGAAGTCCCGGTTGGCGGCGATCTCGTCGGCACATCCGCGAACCCAGCGCCGGATGGTAGTGGCGTCGTACACGTCGAACACCCTCTCACGCCCGTCGTCGGCCCGTTCTGTCACCGCCGCCACCATCGAACCGCCTCCAGGCCGTGTCAACTTCCACTTTCGAGTGTTCGACGATACCGAACGATGTTCTCTATGGTCGATGTTGCGACGGTATGACGGGACTATTGACAACTTGTTGCGAACAGAGTTGGCTCGCCTCGACATGGTCCCGACGGTGGGGCCCGGTACGGAGGGGGTGGTCGCTCAGATGTTCCTCGGAGAGGTGGTCGGCACGGCGGTGCTGATCTTGCTCGGCGACGGGGTCGTCGCCGGGGTGCTGCTGAACAAGTCGAAGGCGCAGAACGGCGGATGGATCGTCGTCACCTGGGCATGGGGGATGGCGGTCTTCATGGGCGTGCTGGCGAGCGTTGCGGTGAGCGGCGGCGTCGCGCACCTGAACCCCGCCGTCACGATCGGCCTCGCCTCGATCGACCTGGTCGAGTGGAGCGACGTGCCGACGCTGATCGCAGGTCAGTTCCTCGGCGCGGCGATCGGGGCCTTGCTCGTGTACCTCTCATACCTCGTGCACTGGGCCGACACCGACGACCCGGGTCTGAAGCTCGCGGTGTTCTCGACCGGGCCGGCGATCCGCAACACGGCCGCGAACCTGATCACCGAGATCGTCGGCACGTTCATGCTGGTGTTCGGGATCCTCGCGATCGTGCCGCAGGTCTTCGCCGCGGACCTCGCCACGGGAGGGTGGCTCGAGACCGGCGCCTTGCCCGTCGGCCTGCTGGTCCTCGTCATCGGCCTGTCGCTCGGCGGACCGACCGGGTACGCGATCAACCCCGCCCGCGACCTCGGCCCGCGCATCATGCACGCGATCCTGCCGATCGCCGGCAAGGGCAGTTCCGACTGGGCCTACTCATGGATCCCGGTCGTCGGGCCGATCGTCGGCGGCGTGCTCGGCGCGCTGGCGGCCGACGCGGTCTTCGGTTGAGAGACGGTCGGGCGGGGGGGTCCGTGAGCCCTCCCGCCGCCCCTCCGCGACGGGAAGCGAGGCACGCATGAAGAAGTTGATCAACGACCCGGCGAACGTCGTCCGGGAAGAGCTCCAGGGCATCGAGGCGGCCCACCCCGACCTCGTGAAGGTGTCGTACGACCCGTACTTCATCACCCGGGCCGACGCCCCCGTGCAGGGCAAGGTCGCCCTCATCTCGGGGGGAGGGTCCGGACACGAGCCGATGCACGGTGGATTCGTCGGCGCGGGCATGCTCGACGCCGCCTGCCCCGGCGAGGTGTTCACCTCTCCCACCCCCGACCAGATGGAAGCGGCCACCAAGGCCGTCGACGGCGGGGCCGGCGTCGTCCACATCGTGAAGAACTACACCGGCGACGTCATGAACTTCGAGATGGCGGCGGAGCTCTGTCGCGCCGAGGGCACCGAGGTCGAATCCGTCGTGGTCGACGACGACGTGGCGGTACAGGACTCCCTGTACACCGCGGGTCGTCGGGGAGTGGGCACGACCGTACTGATGGAGAAGATCGCCGGTGCGGCCGCGGAACAGAAGCGGCCCCTGAAGGAGGTCGCCGACATCTGCCGAGAGGTGAACGCCAACGGCCGCTCGATGGGCATGGCGCTCACGTCGTGCACCGTGCCGGCGGCGGGCAGTCCAACCTTCGAGCTGGGCGACGACGAGATCGAGATGGGCGTCGGCATCCACGGCGAGCCCGGGCGCGAGCGCATGAAGATGAAGCAGGCGTCGGAGATCGTCGACATGATGGCGACCGCGATCGTCGACGACCTTCCGTTCGGCAAGGGCGACCAGGTGCTGGCGTTCGTGAACGGCATGGGCGGCACACCCATGCTCGAGCTGTACGTGGTCTACAACGAGCTCAACAAGTTCCTCTCGGGCCGCGGCATCACGATCTCGCGGAACCTGATCGGCTCGTACATCACCTCGCTCGAGATGGCCGGGTGCTCGATCACGCTGCTGAAGCTGAGCGACGACTTCACGCAGCTGTGGGACGCTCCCGTGAAGACGGCCGGTCTGCGGTGGGGGGTCTGAACCCCTCGCCCCCGGCGGGCGGAACGGAGGGATCGGCGCCGAGATGAGCGAGGGCACGGGCATCTCCTACGACGCCGTCGTGGCGTGGCTGAAGGCCTTCGCGGCGACGATCGCCGAGAACAGGGCCTACCTGACCGAACTGGACTCCGCGATCGGCGACGCCGACCACGGCATCAACATGGATCGCGGGTTCCAGGCGGTGTTGGCGAAGCTCGACTCGTCCCCGCCCGGCGACGTCGGCGCCCTCTTCAAGGTCGTCGGCATGACCCTCGTCTCGACCGTCGGCGGGGCCGGCGGGCCCCTCTACGGCACGTTGTTCCTGCAGCTCGGCATCGCGACGGCCGGCAAGGATCCGATCACGGCCGACGACTGGGCGGCCGCCCTCGCCGCCGCGGTCTCGGGCGTGCAGGCACGTGGGAAGGCGGAGCCCGGCGACAAGACGATGGTCGATGCGCTGATCCCCGGCCGTGACGCGTTCGCCGCCGCGATCGCAGAGGGAGCGGACCTGCCCGCGGCGCTCCGTCGTTCGGCCGATGCCGCCGAGCAGGGCATGACCGACACGATCCCGCTCGTCGCCCGCAAGGGACGGGCGAGCTACCTCGGTGAGCGCAGCGCCGGGCATCAGGATCCCGGCGCGACCTCGAGCTACCTGTTGCTGCGAAGCGTCGCCGACACTTGGGTCGGCGACGCCTGACAACGGAGGAGGCCCCAGATGGCTGAGTACGTCGGAGCCCTCGACCAGGGCACGACCAGCACGCGCTTCATGATCTTCGACCACGGCGGCCAGGTCGTGGGGGTCGACCAGAAGGAACACGAGCAGATCTTCCCCAAGCCTGGCTGGGTCGAGCATGACCCCGCCGAGATCTGGACCCGCAGCCAGGAGGTCATCGCCGGCGCCCTCGCGAAGGCGAGTCTGTCGGCGGGCGACATCGCTGCGATCGGCATCACGAACCAGCGTGAGACGACGGTGGTGTGGGACCGCTCCACGGGACAGGCGATCCACAACGCGCTCGTGTGGCAGGACACACGCACCGACCAGATCTGCAACGAGCTCATCGCCGACGGCGGCCAGGACCGCTTCCGCGAGAAGACGGGGCTCCCGATCGCCACGTACTTCTCCGGCCCGAAGGTCCGATGGATCCTCGAGAACGTCGAAGGGGCGCGGGCTCGAGCCGATGCCGGCGAACTGGCGTTCGGCAACATCGACACCTGGTGCATCTGGAACCTCACGGGCGGCGTCGACGGTGGCCAGCACGTCACCGACGTGACCAACGCCAGCCGCACCATGCTGATGAACCTCGAGACGCTGGATTGGGACGACGATCTCCTGAACTCGATCGGCGTGCCTCGCTCGATGCTGCCCGAGATCCGCTCTTCGAGCCAGGTCTACGGTGAGGCGGTCGGCGCGGCGGCGGGCGTCGCAGTTGCCGGCGATCTCGGCGACCAGCAGGCGGCCCTGTTCGGCCAGACCTGCTTCGATGTCGGAGAGGCCAAGAACACGTACGGCACCGGGTCGTTCCTGCTGCTGAACACGGGGACGGAGGCGGTGCAATCGAAGAACGGGCTGATCACGGGCGTGGGCTACAAGATCGGAGACCAGCCTGCCGCATACATGCTCGAAGGCTCGATCGCGATCACGGGTGCCCTGGTGCAGTGGCTGCGCGACAACCTGAAGATGATCGACGCCTCACCCGACGTCGAGGCGCTCGCGCGGACCGTCGACGACAACGGAGGCGTCTACTTCGTGCCCGCGTTCTCGGGTCTCTTCGCCCCCTACTGGCGCAGCGAGGCTCGAGGCGTGATCGCGGGACTCACCCGCTTCGTCAACGCCGGGCACATCGCGCGTGCCACGCTCGAGGCCACCGCGTGGCAGAGCCGCGAGGTGGTCGACGCCATGAACGCCGATTCCGGCGTCGAGCTCACCTCGCTGAAGGTCGACGGAGGCATGGTGTACAACGACCTGCTGATGCAGACACAGGCCGATGTGCTCGGCGTGCCGGTGATCCGCCCGACCGTGGCCGAGACCACATCACTCGGCGCCGCCTACGCGGCCGGCCTCGCGACGGGGTTCTGGAGCACGATCGACGATCTGCGCGGCAACTGGGGCAAGGACAAGGAATGGACACCCGTCATGGACGCGGCCGAGCGTGAGAAGGAGTACGCGATGTGGAAGAAGGCCGTGACCCGCACCTTCGACTGGGTCGAGTGAGCCGGGAGGTCGCGATGAGCGAGAAGGAACACGACGAGCACGAGGGCACGTTCGCCGAAGGGCAGGCCGAGCACGACCCCGACACCGACACCCACGGCGACTTCGCCGAGGGCCAGGAGCAGGAACATCACGAGCCCGAGGAGGTCGAGAAGGGCACGTTCGGCGAGGGCCAGGCCGACGAGGACGAGCGCCCCGACACCCCGGAGCGCGGCGACTTCGCGGCTGGCCAGGAACGGGAGGACGACTGATCCCGATCCTCCTGATCGTGGCATGATCCGCCGATGAACGGGGGTGCGGGCTCGACTCCACACATCTTGATCGTGGGCGGCGGCGGCACCGGTGGCGCCCTCGCCCACGATCTGGCCCTCCGAGGCGCGCGCGTGACCCTCGTCGAGCGCGGCGAGTTCACGTCAGGCACGACCGGGCGCCACCACGGCCTGCTGCACAGCGGGGCGCGCTACGCCGTGAACGATCAGGAGTCCGCGGTGGAGTGCATCGAGGAGAACATGCTGCTCCGCCGCATCGCGCCCGGGTCCTTCGAGGAGAACGACGGGCTGTTCGTGGGCGTGACCGACGAGGACATGACGTACCTGCCCGGCTTCCTCGCGGGGTGCGAGGAGACCGGCATCCCGACCCAGGTGCTGCAGCCGGACGAGGCACTTCGCCTGGAACCTCTGCTGAACCCGGCGCTGAAGGTCGCGGTGCGCGTACCCGACGCCACGATGGACGCGATGCGCATGCCGCTCCGGTTCTTCGCCACGGCGAAGGCGAACGGGGCCGACCTGTTGAGTTGGGTCGACGTGATCGACCTCGAGCTCGCGGCGGGGGTCGTCTCGGGGGCGCGGGTGCGCGACCTCGTCACCGGCCGTGAGACCCGCATCGGCGCCGACCTCGTCGTGAACGCGACCGGTCCATGGTCGGAGCAGGTCGCGCGCATGGCTGGGGTCGACGTGCCGATCCGCCCCTCGCCCGGCGTGATGCTCGCCGTGCGAGGGCGGCTCTGCAACATGGTGATCAACCGGCTCCACAGCTCGGGAGACGGGGACATCGTGGTGCCCCAACGCGCTCTGTCCGTCATCGGGACGAGCTCGTGGGTGGTCGAGGATCCCGACGATCTCGGCGTCCCCTCCGACCACGTCCAACGCATGATCGACGAGGGGTCGGTGCTCGTGCCGGCGGTGCGTGAGGCGCCCTATCGCTCTGCCTGGTCCGCCGCTCGTCCGCTGATCGGTTCCCGTGACGATGCAGATTCGGGACGTGAGCTCTCCCGCACCTTCAAGACGATCGACCACGCGGTCGACGACGGCGTCGAAGGCTTCGTCACGATCACCGGCGGGAAGGGCACGACGCTGCGGGGCATGGCCGAGGTCTGCGCCGATGTGGTGAGCCGCAAGCTCGGCATCGAGACCGCGTGCCGCACGCGAGACACGGTGCTCCTCCCCCACACGGCGGCGTTCGCGGCATGACGGACGACGCTGTCACGACTCGACGGCTCCGCGTGCACCGATTCAAGCGCGGCGACCACCAGCCCCACATCGAGGAGCACGACGTGCCGGTGGACGAGCGCACGACGGTGCTCGAGGCTCTGCGATGGATCCAGCTCCACCAGGACCTGACGCTCGGGCTGCGGCATTCGTGCTTCCATGCGTCGTGCGGCACGTGCGGGGTCCGCGTGAACGGCAAGGAGCGGCTCGCGTGTGTGACGAAGCTCTCCGACATCTCGGGCACGGTCACCGTGGACCCGCTCGCGAACCTGCCGGTGCTCCACGACGTGGTCGTCGACATGGGGCCGTTCGTGGCGCGCTACCCAGAGCCGCATCCGATCGTGCGGGGGAGCGAGTTCCTGTCCGAGTCCCGCACGGCCGACGGTATCGACGAGCACGAGCGCTACGAGGACTGCATCGAGTGCGGGCTCTGTCTCTCGGCGTGCCCCGTCGCCGCGACCGATGACACGTACCTGGGCCCCGCCGCCCTGGCGTACGCGCAGCGGCTGCTCGAGGAGGCGCGCGGCGCGGATCGTGACGCGATCCTCGACTGGGCCGACCAGGACACGGGCGCGTGGCGATGCCATGCCGCGTTCGAGTGCACGGAAGCCTGCCCGAGCGACGTGCGACCCGCCCAGCGGATCATGGCCCTGCGCAAGGAGCTGCGTCACCGCAGGAAGGATCGCGATCTCGAGGTGCCCGAGCGCCCGTCGAGCGCGAGCGAGGCCTCGGCATGAACGGGTCGCATACCCCCGCGCCCGAGCGCGATCCCGGCGTGGAGGAGATCCTGCGCAGCCGTCGCGAGGCGGGCCCGGTGCCGCGGAAGCTGCCGGGGCCCGTCGCCTGGTTCGACGTGCGTCGCCGCAGCACCGGCCATCTCGCGTTCTCGATGAATCGCATCACCGGCCTCGGGATCGTGTTCTACCTTTACCTGCACCTGGCCGTGCTGACGCTGCTGCTCGGAGGCGAGGACTCCTGGAACGACTTCCTCGAGATCGCGACGACGCCGTTGTTCCTCGGGCTCGACGTGCTGCTGGTCTTCGGCCTGCTCGTGCACGGCCTGAACGGCACGCGACTGGCGCTGGTCGGGAGCGGCTTCGTGACGAGCCACCAGAAGGCACTGTTCTGGTCGCTCATGGCGTTCGGCACGATCCTGCTCGTCTACACGGCGCTCCACGTCTTCGGGGCCGGCGGCTGATGGCGACGGCCACCCCACAACGGTCGACGAGGTCTCGCAGCTGGCGATGGACAGCGATCACCGGGATCTCGCTGCTGGTGCTCGTGACGATCCACATGGTGGCGCACCACTTCGTCGTCGAGGAGGTCGGCGGCCTGCGCACGTACCAGCACGTGCTCGACTACGTCAGCACGCCGATCATCTTCGTGATCGAAGGGGTGTTCCTGGTCGTCGTGACCGCCCACGCGATGCTCGGCCTGCGCTCGGTGCTGCTGGACTTCGGGCTGTCGGACCACCGGCGGCGGTTGCTGGAACGCGGTCTCGTCATCCTCGGGGTCCTGACGGTCGCGTACGGGTTCGCGCTGATCGGCGTGCTGGCCTCGAGGGCCTGACGGGTCGTGGTCGGCGTCGTCATCGTCTCCCACAGCGCCCGCATCGCCAAGGGCGTGGCCGAGCTCGCGCGTGAGATGGGCGGATCCGAGGTGAGGCTCGAGACGGCCGGCGGACTCGAGGCCGTCGAAGGGCCCGATGGTCCCGAGCATCCGATCGGCACGGATGCGGTCCTCGTGATGCAGGCGATCGAGCGGGCATGGTCCGACGACGGCGTGCTCGTCCTGATGGACCTGGGCAGCGCGGTGCTCTCGGCCGAGATGGCCGTCGATCTGATCGGCGACGAGCGGCGTGACCGGATCCTGCTCTGCGAGGCCCCGCTCGTCGAGGGTGCCGTCGCGGCGGCGGTCACCGCCAAGCTGGGCATGCCGCTCGAGGCGGTCGCCGCGGAAGCCCGTTCGGGGTTGGCAGGCAAGATCGCCCACCTCGCAACCGATGCAGAGGAGGGCGCGAGACCAACCGTGGCCGGCGAGCCGTCCGGAGAGCCCGGCGCGGCGTCGGCCGAGGCCGGTGCGACCGCGGTAGCCGTGTTCCCCGTCGACCTCCCCCACGGGCTCCATGCTCGGCCTGCCGCCCGTTTCGTGCAGACCGCCGCCGGATACGAAGCCTCCGTGAGCGTGCGCAACGTCACGACCGGTGTCGGCCCTGCCGACGCGAGCAGCCTGAACGCCGTGGCGACGCTCGGCGTGCGTGCGGGCCACGAGGTCGAGGTGCGAGCCGAGGGGCCCGGTGCGAGGGACGCGATCGCCGAGATCCGGGCGCTCGCCGCTCGCCGGTTCGACGAGCCGCTCGATGCCACGGCGGTGGAGACGGCGGCGCTGCCCGAGCCCGTCACCGAGCCGGATCGAGGAACCGCCGGGGCTTTCGACGAGGGCGTGGTGACGGGCTTCGCCGCCTCGCCCGGCGTCGCCGTGGGCGAGCTGCGTCGATTCCACACGCCCCCCCTCGACGTGCCCGAGACCGCGGGGACCGACCCTGCCGAGGAGCACGCCACGCTCGACGCCGCCCTGCGCGCGACCGCCGATGCGATCGTGGCGCAGCGCGACGCGGTCGCGCTGCGCGCCGGCGAGGACGAGGCCAGCATCTTCGACGCGCACCTGCTGTTCCTGCGCGACGAAGCCCTGCTCGGGCCGGCCCGCCGGGCGATCGCCGAGCGAGGCCGCACCGCGGCCGTCGCATGGCGCGACGCGGTCGACGCCGTGGCCGCCGAGTGGGACGTGCTCGACGACGAGTACATGCGTGCGCGGGCGATCGACCTGCGCAGCGTCGGCGCGCAGGTGCTGGCCCGCGTCCTCGGCGTGCCCGTGCCGGCGCCCCGGCTCGACGAACCCGGCATCCTCGTCGCCGCCGACCTGACGCCCGCCGACACGGCCGGGCTCGATCCGGCGATGACGCTCGGCATCGTCACCGTCCACGGCGGTCCGACCTCGCACGCCGCCGTGCTGGCGCGCGCGCTCGGCATCCCGGCGGTCGTGGGCGTCGGACCCCGCGTGCTCTCGCTCGCCGAGGGTTCGTCGCTGGCGGTCGATGGCGCCAGCGGCGAGGTCGTCGTCGATCCTCCGCCCGACGTCGTCGCGCGGTTCGAGTCCGAGCGACGGGAGCGGGCCGAGCGCCTGGCTGGGTTGTTGGCGAGCGCGGGTGAGCCCGCCACGACCATCGACGGTACGACGGTCGAGGTGGCGGCGAACGTCGGCGGACCGGCGGAGGTGGCCGCCGCCGTCGCCGCGGGCGCCGACGGCATCGGGCTGTTCCGCACCGAGTTCCTCTTCATGGACCGCGCCGCCCTGCCGGACGAGGACGAGCAGGAGGCCGCCTACCGCGCAGCCGGCGAGGCGCTCGACGGACGGCCGCTCCTCGTCCGCACGCTCGACGCGGGCGCCGACAAGCCGGTCGCCGCCTTGGGACAGGCGCGCGAGGAGAACCCGTTCCTGGGGGTGCGCGGCATCAGGCTCGGCCTCGCTCGCCCCGAGCTGCTGCTCGCACAGCTCCGGGCGCTGCTCCGCGTCGCCGTCGATCACCCGGTCCGCGTGATGTTCCCCATGATCGCGACGACCGGCGAGCTCGAGGAAGCTCGCGCCGCACTCGAT
Encoded here:
- a CDS encoding MIP/aquaporin family protein — encoded protein: MFLGEVVGTAVLILLGDGVVAGVLLNKSKAQNGGWIVVTWAWGMAVFMGVLASVAVSGGVAHLNPAVTIGLASIDLVEWSDVPTLIAGQFLGAAIGALLVYLSYLVHWADTDDPGLKLAVFSTGPAIRNTAANLITEIVGTFMLVFGILAIVPQVFAADLATGGWLETGALPVGLLVLVIGLSLGGPTGYAINPARDLGPRIMHAILPIAGKGSSDWAYSWIPVVGPIVGGVLGALAADAVFG
- the dhaK gene encoding dihydroxyacetone kinase subunit DhaK: MKKLINDPANVVREELQGIEAAHPDLVKVSYDPYFITRADAPVQGKVALISGGGSGHEPMHGGFVGAGMLDAACPGEVFTSPTPDQMEAATKAVDGGAGVVHIVKNYTGDVMNFEMAAELCRAEGTEVESVVVDDDVAVQDSLYTAGRRGVGTTVLMEKIAGAAAEQKRPLKEVADICREVNANGRSMGMALTSCTVPAAGSPTFELGDDEIEMGVGIHGEPGRERMKMKQASEIVDMMATAIVDDLPFGKGDQVLAFVNGMGGTPMLELYVVYNELNKFLSGRGITISRNLIGSYITSLEMAGCSITLLKLSDDFTQLWDAPVKTAGLRWGV
- the dhaL gene encoding dihydroxyacetone kinase subunit DhaL, translated to MSEGTGISYDAVVAWLKAFAATIAENRAYLTELDSAIGDADHGINMDRGFQAVLAKLDSSPPGDVGALFKVVGMTLVSTVGGAGGPLYGTLFLQLGIATAGKDPITADDWAAALAAAVSGVQARGKAEPGDKTMVDALIPGRDAFAAAIAEGADLPAALRRSADAAEQGMTDTIPLVARKGRASYLGERSAGHQDPGATSSYLLLRSVADTWVGDA
- the glpK gene encoding glycerol kinase GlpK, with translation MAEYVGALDQGTTSTRFMIFDHGGQVVGVDQKEHEQIFPKPGWVEHDPAEIWTRSQEVIAGALAKASLSAGDIAAIGITNQRETTVVWDRSTGQAIHNALVWQDTRTDQICNELIADGGQDRFREKTGLPIATYFSGPKVRWILENVEGARARADAGELAFGNIDTWCIWNLTGGVDGGQHVTDVTNASRTMLMNLETLDWDDDLLNSIGVPRSMLPEIRSSSQVYGEAVGAAAGVAVAGDLGDQQAALFGQTCFDVGEAKNTYGTGSFLLLNTGTEAVQSKNGLITGVGYKIGDQPAAYMLEGSIAITGALVQWLRDNLKMIDASPDVEALARTVDDNGGVYFVPAFSGLFAPYWRSEARGVIAGLTRFVNAGHIARATLEATAWQSREVVDAMNADSGVELTSLKVDGGMVYNDLLMQTQADVLGVPVIRPTVAETTSLGAAYAAGLATGFWSTIDDLRGNWGKDKEWTPVMDAAEREKEYAMWKKAVTRTFDWVE
- a CDS encoding FAD-dependent oxidoreductase, whose protein sequence is MNGGAGSTPHILIVGGGGTGGALAHDLALRGARVTLVERGEFTSGTTGRHHGLLHSGARYAVNDQESAVECIEENMLLRRIAPGSFEENDGLFVGVTDEDMTYLPGFLAGCEETGIPTQVLQPDEALRLEPLLNPALKVAVRVPDATMDAMRMPLRFFATAKANGADLLSWVDVIDLELAAGVVSGARVRDLVTGRETRIGADLVVNATGPWSEQVARMAGVDVPIRPSPGVMLAVRGRLCNMVINRLHSSGDGDIVVPQRALSVIGTSSWVVEDPDDLGVPSDHVQRMIDEGSVLVPAVREAPYRSAWSAARPLIGSRDDADSGRELSRTFKTIDHAVDDGVEGFVTITGGKGTTLRGMAEVCADVVSRKLGIETACRTRDTVLLPHTAAFAA
- a CDS encoding succinate dehydrogenase/fumarate reductase iron-sulfur subunit, with product MTDDAVTTRRLRVHRFKRGDHQPHIEEHDVPVDERTTVLEALRWIQLHQDLTLGLRHSCFHASCGTCGVRVNGKERLACVTKLSDISGTVTVDPLANLPVLHDVVVDMGPFVARYPEPHPIVRGSEFLSESRTADGIDEHERYEDCIECGLCLSACPVAATDDTYLGPAALAYAQRLLEEARGADRDAILDWADQDTGAWRCHAAFECTEACPSDVRPAQRIMALRKELRHRRKDRDLEVPERPSSASEASA
- a CDS encoding succinate dehydrogenase, whose translation is MNGSHTPAPERDPGVEEILRSRREAGPVPRKLPGPVAWFDVRRRSTGHLAFSMNRITGLGIVFYLYLHLAVLTLLLGGEDSWNDFLEIATTPLFLGLDVLLVFGLLVHGLNGTRLALVGSGFVTSHQKALFWSLMAFGTILLVYTALHVFGAGG
- the ptsP gene encoding phosphoenolpyruvate--protein phosphotransferase; this encodes MVGVVIVSHSARIAKGVAELAREMGGSEVRLETAGGLEAVEGPDGPEHPIGTDAVLVMQAIERAWSDDGVLVLMDLGSAVLSAEMAVDLIGDERRDRILLCEAPLVEGAVAAAVTAKLGMPLEAVAAEARSGLAGKIAHLATDAEEGARPTVAGEPSGEPGAASAEAGATAVAVFPVDLPHGLHARPAARFVQTAAGYEASVSVRNVTTGVGPADASSLNAVATLGVRAGHEVEVRAEGPGARDAIAEIRALAARRFDEPLDATAVETAALPEPVTEPDRGTAGAFDEGVVTGFAASPGVAVGELRRFHTPPLDVPETAGTDPAEEHATLDAALRATADAIVAQRDAVALRAGEDEASIFDAHLLFLRDEALLGPARRAIAERGRTAAVAWRDAVDAVAAEWDVLDDEYMRARAIDLRSVGAQVLARVLGVPVPAPRLDEPGILVAADLTPADTAGLDPAMTLGIVTVHGGPTSHAAVLARALGIPAVVGVGPRVLSLAEGSSLAVDGASGEVVVDPPPDVVARFESERRERAERLAGLLASAGEPATTIDGTTVEVAANVGGPAEVAAAVAAGADGIGLFRTEFLFMDRAALPDEDEQEAAYRAAGEALDGRPLLVRTLDAGADKPVAALGQAREENPFLGVRGIRLGLARPELLLAQLRALLRVAVDHPVRVMFPMIATTGELEEARAALDRARRETALDPAIEVGIMVEVPSAALTAASLAADADFFSIGTNDLTQYTLAADRGNEHVAALNDPLHPAVLRLIAATADGAETHGRWVGVCGELAGDELATALLLGLGVRELSMAAPAIASVKDAVRSTTVADARAIAARALACTTAAEVRDLLGSA